One Candidatus Hydrogenedentota bacterium genomic window, GCGACGGAAGAATGCGTCGGCACGGTGCCGAAGGCAACAGTGGCGGACCTCGACAGGGCTCTGGCCGCGGCGGACCGCGCATGGCGCGATTGGCGCGAGGTGGACGCGTGGACGCGCAGCGCAAGGGTGCGCCGGGTCGCGGAACTGATGCGCGAAAGGTGCGATCATATCGCGGCCGTCATGACGGAGGAACAGGGCAAGCCTCTCGCGGAGGCGCGCAGCGAGGTGAATGCGGCGGCGGACCAGTTCGAGTGGTATGCGGACGAGGCCCGCCGCATCTATGGCCGTGTCGTCGACGCGCATTCGCGCGCGCACCGAATTCTGGTGTTGCGCGAGCCGGTCGGGCCGGTGGCCGCGTTCAGCCCGTGGAATTTTCCGGCGCTGCTGCCGTCGCGCAAGGTCGCGCCCGCGGTCGCGGCGGGCTGTTCCGTCATTGTGAAGCCGGCTTCGGAGGCGCCACGCACCATGTTGTGCATTGCGCAGGCCTGCCACGACGCAGGAATCCCGAAAGGCGTCGTCAATGTCGTGACCGGCAACTCCTCGATGATCTGCCGGCATCTGATTCAAAGCGATGTCATTCGGAAGGTGACACTGACGGGTTCCGTGCCGGTGGGACAGGAAATCCTGCGGCTGTGCGCGGAAGGCGTCAAGCCCTGCACGATGGAACTGGGCGGGCACTCGCCGGTGCTCGTGTTCGAGGACGCAGACGTCGAGAAAGCCGCCGAAATATGCGCGCGCGGCAAGTTCCGTAATAACGGGCAGGTCTGTATCGCTGCAAGCCGCTTCTATGTGCAGGAATCGGTCGCCGAACGCTACATCGCGCGGTTTGTCCAGGTTGCGAAGAGCCTGCGTCTGGGCGACGGGCGCGATCCCGCCACGGACGTCGGCCCGCTGGCGAACCAACGGCGTTTGGAGGCGACGGAAGCGCTGGTCGCGGACGCCGTGGCGCAGGGCGCGCGGGTATTGTGCGGCGGCGAGCGCGCTACCGAGTTTCCGCGCGGCTATTACTATCGCCCGACGGTGGTCACGAACGTTAATCCAGGCATGCGCATTATGAAAGAAGAGCCGTTCTGCCCCGTTGCGCCCATAGCCGCGTTCTCGGACCTCGACGACGCGATAGCCCAAGCCAACGGGAATGAATACGGCTTGGCGGCCTACATTTTCACGCAGAATATGCGCACGGCCTTCCTTGCCGCGGAACGCGTCGAGGCGGGCATGGTCGGCGTTAACAACCTGATCATCGCGACGGCGGAAATCCCGTTTGGCGGCGTGAAGAAGTCGGGTTTCGGCCGCGAAGGCGGCAGCGAAGGTATCGAATACTACACGACGGCCAAGTACGTGAATATTCTGCTGTGAGACCGCGGCGGATTCTTTAAAGCTTGCCGTCCACCGGGCGGCGCGGGCCGATTGCGCCGAAGGGGATGTCTTCAAAGCCCGGAATCTGTTGAAAGACCACTGCATCCGGCTTGAAACGGAAGTCGTTTGCCTCCATATCGGCGAAACCGGGATCGGAATCGGTGATCCAGTTGTTGCTTTCGGTCCACGAGCCCTCAAGGAATGCGGGGCAGCGCACAACGACATTGCGCTCCGCGTAGTTCACGCGCGGCTCGCCGTTGAAGTCCAGGAACCCTTTCAATTCCGGGTACCGGTCGACATAGGGCGGCTGTGTGATATCGACTTCGTCCAGCAGCCGTTGCCGCCACAAGTCGCCGTGGACCCATTCGCGCCAAAGGCCGTCATTCCACGGTACCTGCCGGATGGCCCGCGTGCAATCGAGGAACACGTTGTTGATAACCCGGTTGTCATGACCGCCGTGCACGAATACCGCGCCGAAGCTTCCGCCTGCCGCGCGCTGGAACACGTTGCCGAAGACCATCTGGCCGCCGGACCCGTCGTCGAAATAGACGGCGCAGCTTCCGTGCGAGCGCGGCCCGCCGGTGTCGTGCCAGTAATTGTAGCGGAGGATGGTGCCGCGTTCCGACGGATTGCGGCCCATGTAGAACGCGCCGCAATCGTCGGACTCCATGCAGATGTGGTGAATTTCGTTGAACTCGATGACGTGATCATTGCCGCCGATGCCGATGGCCTGGTGCGGCGCATCGTGAATGAGATTGTGCGCGAGACGAATGGCCACGCCGCCGAGTTGCACGTTGTACGCGTGCGTGCGCTGCCGCCGCGCCACGCGCCAGATGCGGTTGTCGCAGGCCTCGTGGCCGCTGGGCGTGAGCGTCTTGCGGTCGCCGCCGTTCATCATGAGGCCGCCGGTACCGGTCTCCGTGATGTCGCACGCGGTAACGCGATGGCTCCTGCCGCCCTGAACGACAATGCCCGCGAGCCCGGTATTGCGCACGTTGCACGATTCGACGTGCACTTGCTCGCCGCCGGCGACGCGGATACCGTCGCCCGCGGTACAGGCAATTTCGATTCCCTTGAGCGTCACGTGCGACGCGCCGTTCAGGCGCAGGAGCGGCTCGGCGGCGAGCGACAATACGATTTCGGCCGCCGGTTCCGGCGGCCAGAAATACAACTGCCCTGTGTCGCGGTCAAGGAAATACTCGCCCGGCGCGTCGAGTTCTTCGAGCAGGTTCAACGCGCAATAGCGCCGCCCGCCCGGGTTGCCCGACCCGATACCGTACACGTGCGGCTGGCGGAGGGTGATCGTCTTCTTCTCGGGATCGATGGTCTTTACCCGTATGGTTTCGCTGGCCCAGTCGAAGCACCAGTAGCCGTAGAGCCACACAGCAGGCGCGTTCCGCCAGCGCAGGGGCCGGTCGTTCTCGAATACGAAAGTCCCCGTGCCCGGCGACTGGAAATTGCGCCACGGCGCGGGTCCGCTGTCCACAACGTCCCCGACGATGGCCCATTCGTCGCCGTTTGGCCATCGCGCCAGCGTCATGCGCGCTCCGTTGAAAAAGAGTTCAGGTACAGCGGGCGGCGTTCGATAGGCGTCGGGCATCTCGCCGTAATCGGCCATACCCAGTGGCTTGAGCTCCGCGCAACGAACGCCGCCATGCGATTCTGGCGGCAGTCGGTCAAGAATCGCCGCGTCGCTGACGGTATGAAACGCGTCCCACGGCAACCGGCGTCCGCCCAGAAGCACTGGCGATTCACTCGTAGCCGCCGCGTAGGTCACGGGCGCGTTCGTGTCGCCGGAGTCCTGCGCTTCCAGGTCGAGGCCATCCGGCATTTCGTATTCGCCCGCGTGGATGTGGACGGCGATGGGTTCGTCCATCGACGGCGAGCCTTCCGCGCGCATGCGGCGGATGCAATCCCGCGCGCCCGCAAGGGTTGCCAGGGGCGCTTCCAGTGTTCCCGGTTCGGCATCGTTTCCGCCGTTCTTTACGTGCAGGTCGAGCGCTTCCGTCGAGCCCGTTATGAAGACCATGAATAGCGCGAAGAACACGAACATCGCGCGCACCGAAAGACTTCCCATTTGCTGTCTCACGCAACCATCCTCCTGCGGCATGTGGCTGTGAATAGAGCGATGTTGTCCATCTAAACAGGTGTGCTGGAACAAAGCAAGTGCGGCGCATGTTGATTTAGTCGTGTGAGATTACACGGCTTGTCTTGGAAACTGCGGCAATAGCGAAAGGTGCGATTTTTGTCGTACGCATCGGCAAGCAGTGCAGTCTCATGATTTCGAGTGTGTGTTCACGCGTGTTGGATGATTAGGGGCAGAGGCATCTGTGCCCCGCAAACCAAAAGGGATGAGGTTTATGCAATTGACCAGGGGTAGGGTGCATTTCGGAACACAGCGGCGCGTTCTGGTGGCCATTGTTGGGATTGCCTGCTCTTTTTCCGCAATGGCGTATCACACCGGAGATACTTCCAAAGACTATCGAATTTCCTTGACGGAGTTGCTGCGAATTATCCAGTTCTACAATTCAAACGGGCTAGCCTGCCTTCCGGGGACAGAGGACGGCTTCACGCCGGGCCCGGGAGACACATCCTGTGTGCCGCATGACATCGACTACGATGCGCAGGACTGGGATGTTTCGCTGAATGAGCTGCTGCGCTTCATCCAAATGTATAACGCCGAAGGGTACGGTTACGATCCTGGCACGGAAGACGGATTCAATCCGCTTTTCGAGCCGCTTGAAGTGGCCGACACCGTGCCGGAGAGCATCGCCGAGGTAGGCGATTTCCTGGGCAGGCAACCGGACGAAGCCGTTGACCCGGATACGGAATCGCAGATGGATGATATTCTGACGCAGGTCGAGGTGCTGTTTGTCACCGATAAGCCATGCGAGGCCGCGGAGACACTGGAGCAGTTTCTTGCGCTGGCGCAGGAGCTGCGCGCCGAAGACGAACCGTCGAGAAATGCCGCTGAGACGCTCTATGCGCTTGGCCACCTGCTGCAATGGGACATGGTGCAGTCGAACGGGGACGGCGGCGGCTGCGCGAGCTATCCGGAAGTGGGCAAAGAACCGCTTGCAGAAGCCCCGGTACAGGACGAAACCGGGCTGGACGCAAGCTTTGATTTCGGCGCGCCGCGCCTGCTCCCCGCCGTACAGGACGGCGAAAGCTTCACGCAGTTGTTCATTCCCGGGCTCGAGCCCGAGTCGGGCGAACCAGGGGCGCCGGCCATTCCGGCGATAGTGGACCTCATCGCCGTGCCGCCGGGCGCATACGTGGATTTTTCCGCGGACGTAACGCCGGGTGAGAGTTTTCAGGCAAACCTGCTGCCGAACAGTATTCAGCCGGTCGACCCGGCGGGCCCGTTCGTCGATCCGCAGTTCGCGAACCAACCCTTCTATCTGAACCCGCAGATCTATGAAGTTGACCGGCCTTACCCGCCAAATCCGGTCTCGCTGGCGCCGCTCGGACGCATGCGCGGCATGGACATCTACCAGGTTATCGTGCATTGCGGCCAGTACAACCCGATTTCGGACGCGGTGCAGCTATTCGACAAAGTGGACCTCAATATCACGTTCTCAAATGGCCCGGCCGGGTTTGAGCCCGATTGGACGCGGGACCCCTTTGAGGCCAAGCGCGATGTGTTCACGGGCGGCCTGCTCAATAGTACGGCGGTTAACGTCGCCGACCTCATCCCCGATTTCACGCAGTGGATTAATGTGGGCGAAGAATACATGATCCTGACGCATCCGGATTTCCGCGATGCCGCCGACACGCTGGCAGCGTGGAAGAATCAGAAGGGGATCATGACGAACGTTTACGAATGCGGGACGGGTTCAGGTATTACGGACCGCGATACGCGCGAAGAGATCGACGCGTTCATTGAAAGCCACTACGCGGATGCTCTGATCAAGCCCCATTACATCCTGCTGCTTGGCGACGCGGAGTTCATTCCGCCGTTCTATCAGCCAAAAGCGGGCGACAGCGGCGTCATGATCGGCACCGACCATCCGTATGCGGTCATTCCCATCGAAGTGCTGGGCATCACGTTCGACCTATTGCCAACCTTCGCGCTGGGCCGCATTCCGGTGGATACGCTCAGTCAGGCCAACACGGTCGTCCAGAAGATTATCAACTACGAGAAGACACCGCCCGGTAGTCTGTTCTTCGAGGACGAGTTCTATAAGAACATCACCTTCGCAGCGCAATTCCAGTGTTGCCGTACGGACGTTGCGCAGGCCGGGACGGACCAGCGCACATTCATCGAGATGCCGGAGAGTGTGCGTCCGGCGCTTGTAAACGCCGGATATGACGTGGCCCGCTTGTATACGGAAACGATCGACGGCGAGTATAACAAAGATGCAACGCCGAGACGTTACTTTGATGGCACGCTGCTCCCCACGGCAATCGCGCCGGGCAGTGGTTTTGCCTGGGACGCCGAAACGGACGACGTAATCGACGCGATCAACGACGGCAGTTTCCTCGTGTTTCACCGCGATCACGGGTCGCCGTGGGGCTGGGGTGACCCGCCTTTTGACACCGGAAGCATTGACAGCCTGACGAACGGCGCGTTCACGCCGGTGGTTTTCAGCGTGAATTGTTCGAGCGGTGTTTTTGACAACGAGACTTCCGGCGGCGCCGAAGGCACGTCGATGGGCGGCGTCTACTTCGCCGAAAAGCTGCTGCGCAAGGCGGACGGTGGCGCGGTCGGCGTGATTGGCGACACGCGCGTCAGCCCAAGCTGGCCCAACAGCGTGCTCGCGCGCGGGTTTTTCGACGCCATCTTCCCGAACGCGATACCAACATATGGGAGCAACACTTCCAAGCGCCGCCTGGGCGACATTCTCATCCACGGCAAAATGTATCTGCTCTCGCAAGTGAATATCGCGTTATGGACGGGCCCGAACGAAGTGCGTAACGAATTCTTCCTCTACCACGTGATCGGCGACCCTACCCTGGAAATCTGGACCAGCGACCCGAACGACTTCAGTCTTTCAGGCATATTCTCCATTTTGGACCTGAGTCGGCTGGGCGTGCTACTCGCCTATGAGCAAGAAGACGCCGAGGTGACGGCGTATCAGTTCTCGCCCACGGCCTACATGCTGATTCCCGTTGGGCGCGGCATGTCCAAAGGCGGCCAGGTGCAAATCGACTTCTTCAACACGCCCACGGAGGGTACGCTGTACCTGTCGGCGAACGGAGAGAACTTCATTCCCGGCGACGGGTCCGTGAATATCGCATTTACGAAGTAAGAGAACCTGCGGCATTGTCCCCCGGGAGCCTGATCACTCCCGGGGGTGTTCGTTCGCATACTGTTATGAACCAGAATGCGTTCAAGAAATGCTATAGACCCAACTTTGCGTCTGAAACAAACACCGGCATGCCGGGCTTGAGCGTGAGGGTCAGCCAATCACCGTCAAGCAGAGCTGGCAGGGTTTCACTCATCAGGTTCTTCACCTGCGGACCGCCGGACAGGACTCGGCAACGGACAACGACTTCCTTGTCTGAGGTCCAAAGCGCAATCGCTGTATCCGATTCCAGAGCAAACACGCCCTCGCCGAAATCGTCGCGGCCGCGCAGCGGGCCTTGGGCGAACGTGCGGCACACGGTCGCGAGCGCGCGATACGCGGGTTTCGGGCGCAGGTCGTTATGGAGCACACCGAAGTTCTCTTCGTTGTAGTAGACATCGTAGCCATCGTTCCGGAAGTCATACCAGCTCACGTTATCGCACACGCCCGACGCAACGGCGCCCATATAGCACCGTGCAAGCAGTGCGGCCGCGTCACGTTCGGACGCGCCGCCGACATAAGTGGACCATCCCATTTCCGTGATCCAGACGGGCTTATCGCCCGCGGTCTTCGAGGCTTCTTTCAAGTCAGCGAGGAAGACAGAGTCAACGAGGCTGCCGCGGTAGGGATGCACAGTGAGTATATCGAACGACGCGCCCGCCTCGACGCATTTCCGGATGAAATCGATATCGACACCCGCTGTAGAGATGGCGAGCACCTGTGCTTCGGGGTCTTCTTCCTTGATCGCCGCATACGCCCGCTTGACCATTACGGTGTACAATTCGCGCGGGCCGCTCCAGAAGAAGATGTTCGGCTCGTTGTAGATTTCCCAGTGTTTGACGCGGTCCTTGAAATGCCGCACCGTGGCGCGCGCGAACGCGCAATAGTCTTCGATGCCCTTTTCCGTATAAGGCTCAGTCCAAGTCGACCAATAACCGAGCATGCCGTACACGCTGATACCGTGGCGGCGCGCTGTATCCACGACGTTGTCGTGGAAGCCGAAATCGTACTGGCCAGGCGCGGTTTCGATGTGTCCCCAGTTGAATTCCTCGCGCGTCCAGCGCACGCCCGCCGCCTGAGCCAACGCCGCCGCCTCGTCCATAAGCGCGAGACCGTCCGGCGAACCCGGATAACGGTACAGGTACACGCCCATGCCCCAGGGCGATTCCGGCTGGAGTGTGGGGTTGCCCGGGTCGTCCCAATGCGCGGTGCAGGTAGCCGAACAAACGGCGGCGCGCTGGCCCGGCGCTTCGAAGGTCAGGCGCGCCTCGACAAACGGTGCGCCCAAGGGGGCCATGAAGGTGTGTCCCAGGGAAACCGGCACACCAGCGGCCGGCGCCGTGAGGGGCTGCCGCGATTCATCGAACAGGTTCCCTTCCCAATCAAGCGCCGTCAGCGTTGCCGCGCCTTCAAGCGGCGTGTCGAGCAGGTTACGCACCACCCCTGTAACGAGAAAGGCGCGCAAGGACGCGTCCGACGCGGGTTGTTCGACAAGCCGGACGCGAATGTCGACAGCGCGTGCCCGGGGTGTTTTCGTCGTGCAGCGCAAAGACACCAGCTGGATTTCGACCGGTTCGGCGGGAGCGCCGCCCCGGCCAAACTCGATACGCTGGATACGCAACGGGTCCCGAGCGACGCCGTCGTTTTCGCCACCGCCATGGGCCCAGCCTTCCGGCGGCGCGGGCGCGTGGATTATGGCCTCCTTGCCGTTGAGCGCGCCGATGGTGCGCGTAAAGGTCTGGAAATGGGACCCGATAGTCATCGACACGATGTTGCCCTCATGTCCCCCGCGAACGACAAGTTCCAGCGATTCCGGTCTTCCCAACAGCGAGAACGAATGATTCAGCGCCGCGGCATCGCCCGCGCTGAAATCGACCCGCAGCACGCCGCCGCTGAACGAAGCCGGGCCCGACACGCCGAAGCCCGGGTCCGTGAAATCGGTTACCAGATACGGCCCCGTGTAGCCGCCCCGCGCATAGGACGCGCCCTCTTCCACGGCAAACGTCCCTGTGGCGAAGCACGACAACAGAACAGCCAGGATTGCATAACGTTTCATCGCGAAACCCTTTCTCCATTCCGCCGGGCCAGATGCCCGTTCGGGAAGCTGATTCCCGGCCCGCGCGAAGAACTGCTTCCGGAAGTGTGCCTGAACGCACGGCCGCTTTGCATTTTGCGGAAACCGCGATGCATGCTTCGACTCATGACGCCGGAACGGTTGCAGGCGCCGGAAGAACATGTTCGAGAGGGAAAACAGTGTTATGGCAATGAAAACCGCGGGCCGACTCATTCTTGTTCTGGTTGTTCTCCTGACTCAATACAGTCTGCAAGCCCGGAGCGAAGACGCCGCAACGCCGCCCATTCGCGACATGCTCTGGGTATGGGGCAATCCGGAGATGACCACAGAGGGTTCGCACACGTTCGCTACCTTCGCACAGGCGGACCCCGCCGAACGCGCGGCGCTGCTGGGTGTCCCGAACATCATCATGGCCGGCAGCGGCATGCCGAACGACGGCGCGCTGGCCGACGCGCTCATGCAGCGAGTCGCCGGCGCTGCTCGCGTCGTGTGGGAGATTACCCCGGACGGCGAGGGCGAGGACCGTCCCTTCCTGTACACAGAGACCATAGCGCGGGTCAGGCGCCTGGCGGCGGCCTATCCTCGAATTGAGGGCGTGCTGCTGGACGATATGAGCACTATCTCCGTCGACAGGGGTTTCAAGCCGGAACACATCCGGCACATCCGCGAAGAGCTTGGCGAGGACCACGACCGGATCAAGGTCTGGGGCGTCGTCTACACGATGAACCTGGACCGGCCCGGGATGCAGGACTATCTGTACGAGCTGGATGTCATCAACCTGTGGACCTGGCACGCGCGAGACGTCGTGGATTTGGAGAAGAACGTGGCAAAATGCGCGGAAATGGCCCCCGGAAAGCCCATTGTTGCAGGACTCTACCTGCATGACTATGGCGAAGGCCGCTCGATACCGCAAGACTTGCTCGAAACGCAGTGTTCCAACGCGCTGGCGCTCGTTCGCGCGGGCCGTGTCCACGGCGCCGTCTTTTTGACCATCGATAACGAGCCGGATACCATAGCGTGGACCGCCAATTGGATCGCGCAATCCTGCGCGCCACATCCGTCGGCGCGCGCGGAGAAGCTAAGCCTTTCTCAAGGAGAATGGGACTTCTCCGGCGACGCCTGGGGCGAAGACGCCGAGGGCCTCATCCGGCCTCCCGACCTGCGCAACCTGCACAGCCGTGCGTTTCACACGGAACGCGCCTACGGCGACCTTGCGGCGGAATTCGAGTTCAACGGCAGCTATCGGGAGACGGGCACGGGCAGCGCGGGGCTCGTTCTTCGCGCAACGGATCCCAATCATTTCTATTTCGTCTGGTTTCCGTGGGGCGGGCAGCAATTGCGCGCCAAACATTTCTGGGCCGCTGTTGCGAAGGCCGACGGCGACGGATACCTGCGCAACCTCGCGATGGAATGGGTGCCGGGCGTGCCCAGCGAAACGGACCGCTGGTACCACGTGAGAGTCGAGGCCTGCCAATCCCGCATCGCGGTTTGGGTGGACGGACGCCGCGCGCTCAGCGTTGACGACGACTCGTACAAGGACGGCTGTGTCGGACTGGCGGGATACGGCTGGTACGCGTTTCGCAATATCAGCATCGAGGGCAACGCGACTGCACCCCCAGCTTGGAACTCATCAGTTCAGGCTCCCGCGCATGCGTTCCCGCTCGCGCTGTCGAGCAAGACCATGCCCACCGGCTGCGTCACGCCGAATGGCGACGTTCTCCTTGCCGCCGAAAACGTGTATATCCGCTCAACGGACAAGGGCTGCACCTGGAGCGACCCGCAACCCCTGCCCGGGCAACTCGGCCCGCTCAGCGATTACGGCAGCACCCTGTTTTGCACGGCAGGCAAGCGGTTGATTGCGATGATCTATCGCACCCAGGAGGCGTCGGGTAAACCCGTACCCGAGATATCCATGGCTGAATCGGCGGATGATGGCGCCACGTGGTCCGGCCCCATTCCCGCGCAGGTCGCGGAACCGTGGCCCGCGCAGCCCAGGAACCTCGTGCCCTACGGCCCCATCGTCGAGACCGCGGACGGCACACTGCTGCGCTTTCTCTTGGGGGGAGTGAAGGAAGAGAACGACACGTTTACCGATGTGCTCACGTGGAGCGCGACCCACTGCAAGGCGTTTGTCATCCGCGGCAGCGACGGCGGGCTGAACTGGTCCGCGCCCATCGAAATCGACCAGCCGTCGTGGACCGGCAAGGCGCGCGGCACAATCCCCGGCTCGCTCGACCTGACCGAACCGACGGCCGTTGCCATGGGAAACACGGTGATGGTGCTCGTCCGGCCCGTGTACAGCCCCACCATGTGGCAGTGCTGGTCGAACGACGCGGGCGCTGCATGGGACGCCGCGGCACGTGCCACGTTCCCCGGTTACGCCCAATGCATGGTCCGCACGGCCGGCGGCGCGCTCCTGTGCGCGCACCGGTACCCGCATTATGCCGTAAATATCAGCCGCGACGGCGGCCTGAACTGGGACGCGGGCACCGTGATCGACTACCCCGTCTGGGCGATGGGCTGTGCCATCGAAGTCGAGCCCGACGTGGTCCTGCTCACCTACATGAACGCCGAACAGTCCATGCCGCTCCTGGCGCAACGGGTCCGCGTCACCGCGGACGGCATCGCGCCGGTGGCCGAATGATAACGAAAGGAGAGGGAGGTGGCGCCTGTCGTGTCAGGCTTCCTCCCGCTGCGCGAGCATGCGGTCCCAGTGCTTGTTGGCGCCGCGCATGTAGAGGTCCGGGGGCACGAGCGGTTTTTCGAGCGCGTGTTGCGCCTGTTCGGAGAGGCACCCGTCGCGGGCGACTTCTGCTCCGGCCCGGCGCAGGAGTTTCCAGTACCGGTTCAAGAAAGGCCGTAGAACGAGGCTCTTGGAGCCGAGCAATTCGCCTTCGGCGCGATAGATCTCTGCGACGAGTTCGGATTGCAGGTTGCGCGCGACGCGCGGGAGCAACAGACGCAAAACCTGGAACTGACTCTGCTCGGGCAGTCCGCAGTTGGCGATGACGCCCAGACGGGGGACTTTCTCCAGTCGCCGCTGGTGGCGGTATTCGCCGTCGGGGTCTTTTTCGAAATAGGGCGATACGAGCGGGATCAGCCGGTCCATGAAGAGTTTCATGATGCCGGTCACGTTGTCCACGTAGAGCGGCGTGGCGAAGATAACGAGGTCGGACGCGGCGACCAGCGGGAGCAGTTCGCGCATGTCGTCCTGCTGCATGCATTCGCCGGGACGCTTGGTCCAGCAGCCGAAACAACCGAGGCAAGGGCGGATTGTCTTCTTGGCGAGCAGCACCTGTTCCACTTCCGCGCCGGCCGCCACGGCGCCCTCGGTGAATGCGGCGGTCATGCGGCAGGTATTGCCGCGCTCCATGCGCGGACTTCCGTTGAAGATGGTAATACGCATCGGACTGCCTCGGGTGTTGTGCGGCA contains:
- a CDS encoding NAD-dependent succinate-semialdehyde dehydrogenase, which gives rise to ATEECVGTVPKATVADLDRALAAADRAWRDWREVDAWTRSARVRRVAELMRERCDHIAAVMTEEQGKPLAEARSEVNAAADQFEWYADEARRIYGRVVDAHSRAHRILVLREPVGPVAAFSPWNFPALLPSRKVAPAVAAGCSVIVKPASEAPRTMLCIAQACHDAGIPKGVVNVVTGNSSMICRHLIQSDVIRKVTLTGSVPVGQEILRLCAEGVKPCTMELGGHSPVLVFEDADVEKAAEICARGKFRNNGQVCIAASRFYVQESVAERYIARFVQVAKSLRLGDGRDPATDVGPLANQRRLEATEALVADAVAQGARVLCGGERATEFPRGYYYRPTVVTNVNPGMRIMKEEPFCPVAPIAAFSDLDDAIAQANGNEYGLAAYIFTQNMRTAFLAAERVEAGMVGVNNLIIATAEIPFGGVKKSGFGREGGSEGIEYYTTAKYVNILL
- a CDS encoding beta-galactosidase codes for the protein MKRYAILAVLLSCFATGTFAVEEGASYARGGYTGPYLVTDFTDPGFGVSGPASFSGGVLRVDFSAGDAAALNHSFSLLGRPESLELVVRGGHEGNIVSMTIGSHFQTFTRTIGALNGKEAIIHAPAPPEGWAHGGGENDGVARDPLRIQRIEFGRGGAPAEPVEIQLVSLRCTTKTPRARAVDIRVRLVEQPASDASLRAFLVTGVVRNLLDTPLEGAATLTALDWEGNLFDESRQPLTAPAAGVPVSLGHTFMAPLGAPFVEARLTFEAPGQRAAVCSATCTAHWDDPGNPTLQPESPWGMGVYLYRYPGSPDGLALMDEAAALAQAAGVRWTREEFNWGHIETAPGQYDFGFHDNVVDTARRHGISVYGMLGYWSTWTEPYTEKGIEDYCAFARATVRHFKDRVKHWEIYNEPNIFFWSGPRELYTVMVKRAYAAIKEEDPEAQVLAISTAGVDIDFIRKCVEAGASFDILTVHPYRGSLVDSVFLADLKEASKTAGDKPVWITEMGWSTYVGGASERDAAALLARCYMGAVASGVCDNVSWYDFRNDGYDVYYNEENFGVLHNDLRPKPAYRALATVCRTFAQGPLRGRDDFGEGVFALESDTAIALWTSDKEVVVRCRVLSGGPQVKNLMSETLPALLDGDWLTLTLKPGMPVFVSDAKLGL
- a CDS encoding flavodoxin family protein: MRITIFNGSPRMERGNTCRMTAAFTEGAVAAGAEVEQVLLAKKTIRPCLGCFGCWTKRPGECMQQDDMRELLPLVAASDLVIFATPLYVDNVTGIMKLFMDRLIPLVSPYFEKDPDGEYRHQRRLEKVPRLGVIANCGLPEQSQFQVLRLLLPRVARNLQSELVAEIYRAEGELLGSKSLVLRPFLNRYWKLLRRAGAEVARDGCLSEQAQHALEKPLVPPDLYMRGANKHWDRMLAQREEA
- a CDS encoding exo-alpha-sialidase; this translates as MAMKTAGRLILVLVVLLTQYSLQARSEDAATPPIRDMLWVWGNPEMTTEGSHTFATFAQADPAERAALLGVPNIIMAGSGMPNDGALADALMQRVAGAARVVWEITPDGEGEDRPFLYTETIARVRRLAAAYPRIEGVLLDDMSTISVDRGFKPEHIRHIREELGEDHDRIKVWGVVYTMNLDRPGMQDYLYELDVINLWTWHARDVVDLEKNVAKCAEMAPGKPIVAGLYLHDYGEGRSIPQDLLETQCSNALALVRAGRVHGAVFLTIDNEPDTIAWTANWIAQSCAPHPSARAEKLSLSQGEWDFSGDAWGEDAEGLIRPPDLRNLHSRAFHTERAYGDLAAEFEFNGSYRETGTGSAGLVLRATDPNHFYFVWFPWGGQQLRAKHFWAAVAKADGDGYLRNLAMEWVPGVPSETDRWYHVRVEACQSRIAVWVDGRRALSVDDDSYKDGCVGLAGYGWYAFRNISIEGNATAPPAWNSSVQAPAHAFPLALSSKTMPTGCVTPNGDVLLAAENVYIRSTDKGCTWSDPQPLPGQLGPLSDYGSTLFCTAGKRLIAMIYRTQEASGKPVPEISMAESADDGATWSGPIPAQVAEPWPAQPRNLVPYGPIVETADGTLLRFLLGGVKEENDTFTDVLTWSATHCKAFVIRGSDGGLNWSAPIEIDQPSWTGKARGTIPGSLDLTEPTAVAMGNTVMVLVRPVYSPTMWQCWSNDAGAAWDAAARATFPGYAQCMVRTAGGALLCAHRYPHYAVNISRDGGLNWDAGTVIDYPVWAMGCAIEVEPDVVLLTYMNAEQSMPLLAQRVRVTADGIAPVAE
- a CDS encoding right-handed parallel beta-helix repeat-containing protein, giving the protein MRQQMGSLSVRAMFVFFALFMVFITGSTEALDLHVKNGGNDAEPGTLEAPLATLAGARDCIRRMRAEGSPSMDEPIAVHIHAGEYEMPDGLDLEAQDSGDTNAPVTYAAATSESPVLLGGRRLPWDAFHTVSDAAILDRLPPESHGGVRCAELKPLGMADYGEMPDAYRTPPAVPELFFNGARMTLARWPNGDEWAIVGDVVDSGPAPWRNFQSPGTGTFVFENDRPLRWRNAPAVWLYGYWCFDWASETIRVKTIDPEKKTITLRQPHVYGIGSGNPGGRRYCALNLLEELDAPGEYFLDRDTGQLYFWPPEPAAEIVLSLAAEPLLRLNGASHVTLKGIEIACTAGDGIRVAGGEQVHVESCNVRNTGLAGIVVQGGRSHRVTACDITETGTGGLMMNGGDRKTLTPSGHEACDNRIWRVARRQRTHAYNVQLGGVAIRLAHNLIHDAPHQAIGIGGNDHVIEFNEIHHICMESDDCGAFYMGRNPSERGTILRYNYWHDTGGPRSHGSCAVYFDDGSGGQMVFGNVFQRAAGGSFGAVFVHGGHDNRVINNVFLDCTRAIRQVPWNDGLWREWVHGDLWRQRLLDEVDITQPPYVDRYPELKGFLDFNGEPRVNYAERNVVVRCPAFLEGSWTESNNWITDSDPGFADMEANDFRFKPDAVVFQQIPGFEDIPFGAIGPRRPVDGKL